One window from the genome of Epinephelus fuscoguttatus linkage group LG3, E.fuscoguttatus.final_Chr_v1 encodes:
- the rps15a gene encoding 40S ribosomal protein S15a, translating into MVRMNVLADALKSINNAEKRGKRQVLIRPCSKVIVRFLTVMMKHGYIGEFEIIDDHRAGKIVVNLTGRLNKCGVISPRFDLQLKDLEKWQNNLLPSRQFGYIVLTTSAGIMDHEEARRKHTGGKILGFFF; encoded by the exons ATGGTGCGCATGAACGTTCTCGCGGATGCTCTGAAAAGCATCAACAATGCTGAGAAGCGTGGGAAACGCCAGGTCCTCATCAGGCCCTGCTCCAAGGTTATTGTGCGCTTCCTAACCGTCATGATGAAGCACG GTTACATTGGTGAGTTTGAGATCATTGACGACCACAGAGCCGGAAAAATTGTCGTCAATCTCACAGGCAGGCTGAACAAG TGTGGTGTGATCAGTCCACGTTTTGATCTCCAGCTCAAGGATTTGGAGAAGTGGCAGAACAACCTGCTGCCCTCAAGACAGTTTGG ATACATTGTGCTGACCACCTCAGCTGGCATCATGGACCATGAAGAGGCCAGACGGAAACACACAGGAGGCAAAATCCTTGGATTCTTTTTCTAA
- the notum2 gene encoding carboxylesterase notum2 gives MKILGKVAFLLLLGGIWCQNNRNAKATGKSTKKSAGNQGGDVGQPAPVADLTPGSTRGTGGTGSSREAAEAGQEGAAGAQEAGEQTDDMRLHFLKNTQVTCNDGTAAGFYLKEFRGSRRWLLFLEGGWCCHSKETCDSRYQNIPRLMSSSGWPQTKRGTGILSSQAEENPHWHNANIVFIPYCSSDVWSGTGPAPTPPPRLRQGREKERDRNTNTTEYTFMGTLIIREVIKDLIPKGIKQAKVVMLSGTSAGGTGVLLNIERVASQLEQLGAEAQVRGLVDSGWFLESKQQRSPNCPETISCSPEDAIKIGLRLWNGVVPDRCRQLYKRGEEWQCFFGHKLYSTLTSPLFVVQWLFDEEQLRVENIYMGGQSLSEEQWQYIQNLGREIKNSLTDVTAVFAPSCLSHTAITRSNWMSFQVKGTSLPRALQCWDRSLEATRNNRTPAKGCPFHLVDTCQWPQCNPTCPALVDQATQQELTLLQMLVAMGLDLQKLGLDPQGDADSLASMVSNGG, from the exons ATGAAGATACTAGGCAAGGTTGCTTTCTTGCTTTTGCTTGGGGGAATCTGGTGTCAGAACAACCGTAATGCTAAAGCTACTGGCAAGTCCACCAAGAAGTCTGCTGGGAACCAGGGAGGTGATGTTGGCCAGCCTGCCCCTGTAGCTGACCTGACTCCTGGAAGCACAAGAGGCACTGGGGGCACTGGAAGCTCTAGAG AAGCAGCTGAAGCAGGGCAGGAGGGAGCTGCGGGAGCTCAAGAAGCTGGAGAACAGACGGACGATATGAGGCTGCACTTCCTCAAGAACACCCAAGTTACATGTAATGATGGAACAGCAGCTGG GTTTTACCTAAAGGAGTTCAGAGGAAGCCGCCGATGGCTGTTATTTCTGGAAG GTGGCTGGTGCTGCCACAGCAAAGAGACCTGCGATTCCAGGTACCAAAATATACCCCGACTAATGAGCTCATCAGGGTGGCCCCAAACAAAAAGAG GGACTGGAATTTTGTCTTCTCAAGCAGAGGAGAACCCACACTGGCATAATGCAAACATTGT ATTCATCCCGTACTGTTCCAGTGATGTATGGAGTGGCACTGGGCCTGCCCCGACCCCTCCCCCAAGGCTACGacaaggcagagagaaagagagggacagaaatacaaatacaa CTGAGTACACCTTCATGGGAACCCTGATCATCCGCGAGGTCATCAAAGACCTCATCCCCAAAGGAATCAAGCAGGCCAAGGTTGTCATGCTGTCTGGCACAAG TGCTGGTGGAACAGGTGTTTTGCTGAACATTGAGAGGGTGGCCAGTCAGCTGGAGCAGCTCGGCGCAGAGGCTCAGGTCCGAGGCCTCGTAGACTCTGGGTGGTTTCTAGAGAGTAAACAGCAGAGGTCACCTAACTGCCCTGAGACTATTTCCTGCTCACCTGAAGATGCTATCAAGATAGGGCTCAG GCTGTGGAATGGGGTTGTGCCTGATAGATGTCGGCAGCTTTataagagaggagaggagtggcAGTGCTTCTTCGGCCACAAACTGTACTCAACCTTGACCT ctcctctgtTTGTAGTGCAGTGGCTGTTTGATGAGGAGCAGCTGCGAGTGGAGAACATCTACATGGGAGGACAGAGTCTGTCTGAGGAGCAGTGGCAGTACATACAGAACCTGGGCAGGGAGATCAAGAATTCACTGACCGATGTCAC gGCTGTGTTTGCTCCGTCCTGCCTCTCTCACACAGCCATTACCAGAAG TAACTGGATGAGTTTCCAAGTTAAAGGCACCTCTCTGCCACGGGCCCTGCAGTGCTGGGACAGGAGTCTGGAGGCAACACGCAACAACAGAACTCCTGCAAAAGGCTGTCCTTTCCACCTGGTGGACACCTGCCAGTGGCCCCAGTGCAACCCCACCTGCCCAGCCTTAGTGGACCAGGCCACCCAGCAGGAGCTCACCCTGCTCCAGATGCTGGTAGCCATGGGCCTTGACCTCCAGAAGCTGGGCCTGGATCCCCAGGGAGACGCAGATTCTCTGGCCAGCATGGTCAGCAATGGTGGCTAA